Proteins from a genomic interval of Bombyx mori chromosome 8, ASM3026992v2:
- the LOC101745812 gene encoding RING finger protein nhl-1 isoform X2: protein MEQFESLLTCCVCLDRYRNPKLLPCQHSFCMEPCMDGLVDYVRRQVKCPECRAEHRIPYQGVQGFPTNVTLQRFLELHAQIAGELPDPTAGQIMERCNVCSEKAYCALCAHCDKKVCDDCKSAHMEVLRREIARINNQVRRGMNRLQDILGVVERNTTNLQTNCAAVAGEVDEIHKRLAKALKDRTDFLRTEVDRYLATELRNLTHLKDNLELELSNIQSNCDLAEKHMNDDTEWEDTELMDTKEIFLKTVEFLRNFDYEAGDYNRRVRFIMTHDPNQLVMHVASYGELNITQPNAYSGGLQPSQGLTRSKSDHRLATQFRQQEESKNYYENDEPILGGRKFGERRPPPPERHTRDYNVTDDYSGYESEHRPRRFRSRFVRSHQQDNDSDTEQSIRSAKTEKQEKEKEKVVDTEDATRGPLSGIFRLSDCPRVMQRIMDAESGKKKEKKEPPPPPKPVVQPTPQPRRPPPAQRQQSEDDEITRLKRQNKGAASSQEPDRPAPRPVEEERTSIARKPPTPAREASSDGESDESVGSLQRTQQRKAPPPVQKPAATGRRPSADAPTPHRPAARAPSTESSASTESSGSAVKHTGNERTAPVTTNGTAGGAQRVQSRFVGSQRPTPAPAPAEPAHDEDSDTSSEEETDSSEESEEEPAPQRKPESQAMARSDIGPLLARSSNARSDAHDNKSKDPPPSQTRYRSRQPSQTEEEPAPRYGAGSSYNNRYGSKPREEETTSSIDDDSKYPTARSRYLALKERRNRLARSKSSHTGFGAGDDDDQDDPVSPTTASPSAYLAARYGSGTGGSELSRSRSSHALKSRESSPERPPTGEKDGAALSSWARYLKNKYGSRGKERDTSGTSSSASRRLSLGLPLRSANELASSDDDSKNAAGSPISPTAATAAVAGFAAAGSSPRSQYLQKRRLQFSVGSRGSEPGCFTWPRGIAVGPDNTMVVADSSNHRVQVFDSNGIFIKEFGQYGSGEGEFDCLAGVAVNRIGQYIIADRYNHRIQVFDPQGRFLRAFGSQGTGDGKFNYPWGITTDALGFIYVCDKENHRVQVFQSDGTFVGKFGSFGAKLGQLEHPHYIAVSSTNRVLVSDSNNHRIQVFDVNGRVLSSFGEEGSEDGQFKFPRGVAVDDQGYIVVADSGNNRIQIFHPDGTFLRAFGSWGSGDGEFKGLEGIAVMTGGNIIVCDRENHRVQVF from the exons ATGGAGCAGTTTGAATCGCTGCTGACTTGCTGCGTGTGTTTGGACCGGTACAGGAACCCTAAGTTGCTGCCATGCCAGCACAGCTTCTGTATGGAGCCCTGCATGGACGGCCTAGTCGACTACGTTAGACGACAG gTCAAATGTCCAGAATGCCGTGCAGAGCATCGAATTCCCTATCAGGGAGTTCAAGGGTTCCCCACAAATGTAACGCTCCAAAGATTTTTGGAGCTCCACGCTCAAATTGCTGGTGAACTTCCAGACCCTACTGCTGGGCAAATTATGGAAAGGTGCAATGTTTGCTCAGAAAAAGCGTACTGCGCTTTATGTGCACATTGTGACAAAAAAGTATGTGATGACTGCAAATCTGCTCACATGGAGGTATTACGTCGCGAAATTGCAAGAATAAATAATCAAgtccgtcgtggcatgaacagACTACAAGATATTTTGGGTGTTGTCGAACGCAACACGACGAATCTCCAAACAAACTGCGCAGCAGTTGCGGGTGAAGTCGACGAAATTCACAAAAGGCTCGCCAAAGCTCTGAAAGATAGAACCGACTTCTTGCGCACTGAAGTAGATCGGTATCTAGCAACTGAGCTTAGAAATCTAACTCATCTCAAAGATaatttagaattagaattaaGTAACATACAAAGTAATTGTGATCTCGCCGAAAAGCATATGAACGATGACACTGAATGGGAAGACACAGAACTTATGGACACGAAGGAAATTTTCCTAAAAACTGTGGAATTCTTAAGGAACTTCGATTACGAAGCTGGCGATTACAATCGTAGAGTGCGATTCATTATGACGCACGACCCCAACCAACTTGTAATGCATGTCGCTAGCTATGGAGAATTGAATATAACTCAACCCAACGCTTATTCTGGGGGTCTACAGCCAAGTCAAGGTCTAACTAGATCGAAGAGTGACCATCGCTTGGCGACGCAATTTAGACAGCAGGAAGAATCCAAGAATTACTACGAAAACGATGAACCGATCCTTGGCGGACGTAAGTTTGGAGAACGTAGACCGCCACCGCCTGAAAGACATACCCGAGACTACAATGTCACGGATGACTATAGCGGATATGAGTCTGAGCACCGACCCCGTAGGTTCCGCTCACGTTTTGTTAGAAGTCACCAACAAGACAACGATTCTGATACAGAACAAAGTATTCGTTCAGCTAAAACAGAAAAACAAGAGAAGGAAAAAGAGAAAGTTGTAGATACAGAAGATGCTACCAGAGGACCTCTAAGCGGCATTTTCAGGCTAAGCGATTGTCCACGAGTAATGCAACGAATTATGGATGCAGAAAGTGGAAAGAAGAAAGAGAAGAAAGAACCTCCGCCACCACCTAAGCCCGTAGTTCAACCGACACCGCAACCTCGCCGTCCTCCACCTGCTCAAAGGCAACAAAGTGAGGATGATGAAATAACACGCCTTAAAAGACAAAACAAAGGCGCAGCTTCATCACAAGAACCAGATCGTCCAGCCCCAAGACCTGTTGAAGAAGAAAGAACTTCGATAGCACGCAAACCACCTACACCAGCTCGGGAG GCGTCAAGCGATGGTGAATCTGATGAATCAGTCGGATCTTTACAACGTACTCAACAACGTAAAGCTCCACCTCCAGTACAAAAACCCGCAGCGACCGGGAGAAGACCATCCGCGGATGCTCCTACACCACATAGACCGGCTGCAAGAGCACCTAGCACAGAATCAAGCGCATCTACAGAAAGTTCTGGCTCGGCGGTTAAGCATACAG GAAACGAGAGAACTGCACCGGTTACAACCAACGGTACAGCTGGAGGTGCGCAACGGGTACAGAGCCGCTTTGTTGGCTCGCAGAGACCTACGCCCGCTCCGGCTCCCGCCGAGCCGGCGCACGATGAAGATTCAGATACGAGTTCCGAAGAGGAAACAGATTCGTCAGAGGAGAGTGAAGAGGAGCCTGCACCTCAAAGAAAGCCCGAGAGCCAGGCGATGGCTCGTAGTGACATCGGCCCTTTACTTGCGCGTAGTTCAAATGCTCGCAGTGATGCTCATGATAACAAATCCAAAGATCCTCCACCTTCACAAACTCGGTACCGATCAAGGCAACCATCTCAAACTGAAGAGGAGCCCGCACCACGATACGGTGCCGGTTCTTCTTACAACAATCGTTATGGCAGCAAGCCAAGAGAAGAAGAAACGACGTCATCCATAGATGATGATTCTAAATATCCAACGGCCAGATCGAGATATCTCGCCTTAAAAGAACGGCGAAACCGTCTCGCAAGAAGTAAAAGTAGTCACACCGGATTCGGTGCGGGAGACGACGATGATCAGGACGATCCTGTGTCTCCAACCACGGCATCGCCATCGGCGTATTTGGCGGCTCGGTACGGCTCCGGGACCGGAGGGTCGGAGTTGTCTCGTAGCAGGTCATCTCACGCGCTGAAGTCTAGAGAAAGCTCGCCAGAACGACCACCGACTGGCGAGAAAGATGGAGCAGCACTCAGCTCGTGGGCACGGTACTTGAAAAACAAGTACGGCTCCCGCGGTAAAGAACGAGACACGAGTGGCACGTCCTCGAGCGCGTCGCGTCGTCTGTCTCTCGGGCTGCCTTTGCGCTCGGCAAACGAGCTTGCCAGTTCTGATGACGATTCAAAAAACGCGGCAGGCTCCCCCATCTCCCCTACGGCGGCTACAGCAGCGGTAGCAG GTTTCGCAGCAGCAGGTTCCTCCCCTAGGAGCCAGTATCTGCAGAAACGCCGATTACAGTTCAGCGTGGGGAGTCGGGGGAGCGAACCTGGTTGTTTCACATGGCCTCGTGGTATCGCTGTAGGTCCAGATAATACTATGGTCGTGGCCGATTCATCAAATCACAGAGTGCAG GTGTTCGACTCTAATGGAATATTCATCAAGGAGTTCGGTCAGTATGGAAGCGGCGAAGGCGAGTTTGACTGCTTAGCAGGAGTTGCTGTTAACCGCATCGGGCAGTACATCATAGCTGATAGATACAACCATCGCATACAG GTTTTTGACCCTCAAGGTCGCTTCCTAAGAGCCTTCGGGAGCCAAGGTACCGGAGACGGCAAGTTCAACTACCCATGGGGCATCACCACTGACGCCCTCGGATTCATATACGTGTGTGACAAGGAAAACCATAGAGTGCAG GTGTTCCAATCCGACGGCACCTTCGTGGGTAAATTTGGTTCCTTCGGGGCCAAGCTTGGTCAACTAGAACATCCTCATTACATTGCGGTTTCCAGCACCAACCGAGTTCTGGTCTCAGACTCGAACAACCACAGGATCCAGGTCTTCGATGTAAACGGTAGAGTTCTGTCTTCGTTCGGCGAAGAAGGGTCCGAAGATGGCCAGTTTAAGTTCCCGAG AGGTGTAGCAGTGGACGACCAAGGCTACATCGTAGTGGCTGATTCCGGTAACAACAGGATCCAGATCTTCCATCCGGATGGAACCTTCCTCAGGGCGTTTGGCTCTTGGGGCTCCGGAGACGGGGAATTTAAGGGATTAGAGGGAATCGCTGTCATGACCGGTGGAAATATCATCGTATGTGATCGGGAGAATCATAGGGTGCAAGTGTTTTAA
- the LOC101745812 gene encoding RING finger protein nhl-1 isoform X1, whose amino-acid sequence MEQFESLLTCCVCLDRYRNPKLLPCQHSFCMEPCMDGLVDYVRRQVKCPECRAEHRIPYQGVQGFPTNVTLQRFLELHAQIAGELPDPTAGQIMERCNVCSEKAYCALCAHCDKKVCDDCKSAHMEVLRREIARINNQVRRGMNRLQDILGVVERNTTNLQTNCAAVAGEVDEIHKRLAKALKDRTDFLRTEVDRYLATELRNLTHLKDNLELELSNIQSNCDLAEKHMNDDTEWEDTELMDTKEIFLKTVEFLRNFDYEAGDYNRRVRFIMTHDPNQLVMHVASYGELNITQPNAYSGGLQPSQGLTRSKSDHRLATQFRQQEESKNYYENDEPILGGRKFGERRPPPPERHTRDYNVTDDYSGYESEHRPRRFRSRFVRSHQQDNDSDTEQSIRSAKTEKQEKEKEKVVDTEDATRGPLSGIFRLSDCPRVMQRIMDAESGKKKEKKEPPPPPKPVVQPTPQPRRPPPAQRQQSEDDEITRLKRQNKGAASSQEPDRPAPRPVEEERTSIARKPPTPAREASSDGESDESVGSLQRTQQRKAPPPVQKPAATGRRPSADAPTPHRPAARAPSTESSASTESSGSAVKHTGAILTIAELKAKYCSGGPKPNPRLCSTGNERTAPVTTNGTAGGAQRVQSRFVGSQRPTPAPAPAEPAHDEDSDTSSEEETDSSEESEEEPAPQRKPESQAMARSDIGPLLARSSNARSDAHDNKSKDPPPSQTRYRSRQPSQTEEEPAPRYGAGSSYNNRYGSKPREEETTSSIDDDSKYPTARSRYLALKERRNRLARSKSSHTGFGAGDDDDQDDPVSPTTASPSAYLAARYGSGTGGSELSRSRSSHALKSRESSPERPPTGEKDGAALSSWARYLKNKYGSRGKERDTSGTSSSASRRLSLGLPLRSANELASSDDDSKNAAGSPISPTAATAAVAGFAAAGSSPRSQYLQKRRLQFSVGSRGSEPGCFTWPRGIAVGPDNTMVVADSSNHRVQVFDSNGIFIKEFGQYGSGEGEFDCLAGVAVNRIGQYIIADRYNHRIQVFDPQGRFLRAFGSQGTGDGKFNYPWGITTDALGFIYVCDKENHRVQVFQSDGTFVGKFGSFGAKLGQLEHPHYIAVSSTNRVLVSDSNNHRIQVFDVNGRVLSSFGEEGSEDGQFKFPRGVAVDDQGYIVVADSGNNRIQIFHPDGTFLRAFGSWGSGDGEFKGLEGIAVMTGGNIIVCDRENHRVQVF is encoded by the exons ATGGAGCAGTTTGAATCGCTGCTGACTTGCTGCGTGTGTTTGGACCGGTACAGGAACCCTAAGTTGCTGCCATGCCAGCACAGCTTCTGTATGGAGCCCTGCATGGACGGCCTAGTCGACTACGTTAGACGACAG gTCAAATGTCCAGAATGCCGTGCAGAGCATCGAATTCCCTATCAGGGAGTTCAAGGGTTCCCCACAAATGTAACGCTCCAAAGATTTTTGGAGCTCCACGCTCAAATTGCTGGTGAACTTCCAGACCCTACTGCTGGGCAAATTATGGAAAGGTGCAATGTTTGCTCAGAAAAAGCGTACTGCGCTTTATGTGCACATTGTGACAAAAAAGTATGTGATGACTGCAAATCTGCTCACATGGAGGTATTACGTCGCGAAATTGCAAGAATAAATAATCAAgtccgtcgtggcatgaacagACTACAAGATATTTTGGGTGTTGTCGAACGCAACACGACGAATCTCCAAACAAACTGCGCAGCAGTTGCGGGTGAAGTCGACGAAATTCACAAAAGGCTCGCCAAAGCTCTGAAAGATAGAACCGACTTCTTGCGCACTGAAGTAGATCGGTATCTAGCAACTGAGCTTAGAAATCTAACTCATCTCAAAGATaatttagaattagaattaaGTAACATACAAAGTAATTGTGATCTCGCCGAAAAGCATATGAACGATGACACTGAATGGGAAGACACAGAACTTATGGACACGAAGGAAATTTTCCTAAAAACTGTGGAATTCTTAAGGAACTTCGATTACGAAGCTGGCGATTACAATCGTAGAGTGCGATTCATTATGACGCACGACCCCAACCAACTTGTAATGCATGTCGCTAGCTATGGAGAATTGAATATAACTCAACCCAACGCTTATTCTGGGGGTCTACAGCCAAGTCAAGGTCTAACTAGATCGAAGAGTGACCATCGCTTGGCGACGCAATTTAGACAGCAGGAAGAATCCAAGAATTACTACGAAAACGATGAACCGATCCTTGGCGGACGTAAGTTTGGAGAACGTAGACCGCCACCGCCTGAAAGACATACCCGAGACTACAATGTCACGGATGACTATAGCGGATATGAGTCTGAGCACCGACCCCGTAGGTTCCGCTCACGTTTTGTTAGAAGTCACCAACAAGACAACGATTCTGATACAGAACAAAGTATTCGTTCAGCTAAAACAGAAAAACAAGAGAAGGAAAAAGAGAAAGTTGTAGATACAGAAGATGCTACCAGAGGACCTCTAAGCGGCATTTTCAGGCTAAGCGATTGTCCACGAGTAATGCAACGAATTATGGATGCAGAAAGTGGAAAGAAGAAAGAGAAGAAAGAACCTCCGCCACCACCTAAGCCCGTAGTTCAACCGACACCGCAACCTCGCCGTCCTCCACCTGCTCAAAGGCAACAAAGTGAGGATGATGAAATAACACGCCTTAAAAGACAAAACAAAGGCGCAGCTTCATCACAAGAACCAGATCGTCCAGCCCCAAGACCTGTTGAAGAAGAAAGAACTTCGATAGCACGCAAACCACCTACACCAGCTCGGGAG GCGTCAAGCGATGGTGAATCTGATGAATCAGTCGGATCTTTACAACGTACTCAACAACGTAAAGCTCCACCTCCAGTACAAAAACCCGCAGCGACCGGGAGAAGACCATCCGCGGATGCTCCTACACCACATAGACCGGCTGCAAGAGCACCTAGCACAGAATCAAGCGCATCTACAGAAAGTTCTGGCTCGGCGGTTAAGCATACAGGTGCAATATTAACCATCGCAGAATTAAAAGCAAAATATTGCAGTGGTGGGCCAAAACCAAATCCTCGATTATGTTCCACAGGAAACGAGAGAACTGCACCGGTTACAACCAACGGTACAGCTGGAGGTGCGCAACGGGTACAGAGCCGCTTTGTTGGCTCGCAGAGACCTACGCCCGCTCCGGCTCCCGCCGAGCCGGCGCACGATGAAGATTCAGATACGAGTTCCGAAGAGGAAACAGATTCGTCAGAGGAGAGTGAAGAGGAGCCTGCACCTCAAAGAAAGCCCGAGAGCCAGGCGATGGCTCGTAGTGACATCGGCCCTTTACTTGCGCGTAGTTCAAATGCTCGCAGTGATGCTCATGATAACAAATCCAAAGATCCTCCACCTTCACAAACTCGGTACCGATCAAGGCAACCATCTCAAACTGAAGAGGAGCCCGCACCACGATACGGTGCCGGTTCTTCTTACAACAATCGTTATGGCAGCAAGCCAAGAGAAGAAGAAACGACGTCATCCATAGATGATGATTCTAAATATCCAACGGCCAGATCGAGATATCTCGCCTTAAAAGAACGGCGAAACCGTCTCGCAAGAAGTAAAAGTAGTCACACCGGATTCGGTGCGGGAGACGACGATGATCAGGACGATCCTGTGTCTCCAACCACGGCATCGCCATCGGCGTATTTGGCGGCTCGGTACGGCTCCGGGACCGGAGGGTCGGAGTTGTCTCGTAGCAGGTCATCTCACGCGCTGAAGTCTAGAGAAAGCTCGCCAGAACGACCACCGACTGGCGAGAAAGATGGAGCAGCACTCAGCTCGTGGGCACGGTACTTGAAAAACAAGTACGGCTCCCGCGGTAAAGAACGAGACACGAGTGGCACGTCCTCGAGCGCGTCGCGTCGTCTGTCTCTCGGGCTGCCTTTGCGCTCGGCAAACGAGCTTGCCAGTTCTGATGACGATTCAAAAAACGCGGCAGGCTCCCCCATCTCCCCTACGGCGGCTACAGCAGCGGTAGCAG GTTTCGCAGCAGCAGGTTCCTCCCCTAGGAGCCAGTATCTGCAGAAACGCCGATTACAGTTCAGCGTGGGGAGTCGGGGGAGCGAACCTGGTTGTTTCACATGGCCTCGTGGTATCGCTGTAGGTCCAGATAATACTATGGTCGTGGCCGATTCATCAAATCACAGAGTGCAG GTGTTCGACTCTAATGGAATATTCATCAAGGAGTTCGGTCAGTATGGAAGCGGCGAAGGCGAGTTTGACTGCTTAGCAGGAGTTGCTGTTAACCGCATCGGGCAGTACATCATAGCTGATAGATACAACCATCGCATACAG GTTTTTGACCCTCAAGGTCGCTTCCTAAGAGCCTTCGGGAGCCAAGGTACCGGAGACGGCAAGTTCAACTACCCATGGGGCATCACCACTGACGCCCTCGGATTCATATACGTGTGTGACAAGGAAAACCATAGAGTGCAG GTGTTCCAATCCGACGGCACCTTCGTGGGTAAATTTGGTTCCTTCGGGGCCAAGCTTGGTCAACTAGAACATCCTCATTACATTGCGGTTTCCAGCACCAACCGAGTTCTGGTCTCAGACTCGAACAACCACAGGATCCAGGTCTTCGATGTAAACGGTAGAGTTCTGTCTTCGTTCGGCGAAGAAGGGTCCGAAGATGGCCAGTTTAAGTTCCCGAG AGGTGTAGCAGTGGACGACCAAGGCTACATCGTAGTGGCTGATTCCGGTAACAACAGGATCCAGATCTTCCATCCGGATGGAACCTTCCTCAGGGCGTTTGGCTCTTGGGGCTCCGGAGACGGGGAATTTAAGGGATTAGAGGGAATCGCTGTCATGACCGGTGGAAATATCATCGTATGTGATCGGGAGAATCATAGGGTGCAAGTGTTTTAA